One window of Channa argus isolate prfri chromosome 4, Channa argus male v1.0, whole genome shotgun sequence genomic DNA carries:
- the LOC137125555 gene encoding uncharacterized protein, which produces MDGAASHQSCAGFVTLNLTMDLPWMILLVFLVCAEDQNVTEVKVERGQDVILNCSQDISDIYWYLEVHSRLRGCIVRSFSATDSRPMYCSPEFKAKYSLVANRHVVRDVTAEDCRLHFCAKKTRNITHFVDTFRLVSDVPTTSPTSSSETNNADMQHSWSNLMELVVFISSTINAVLNLVLAICESTIRDAVVSLSCVSVEVK; this is translated from the exons ATGGACGGAGCAGCATCACATCAGAGCTGTGCTGGGTTTGTGACTCTGAACCTGACCATGGATTTGCCCTGGATGATCCTGCTGGTGTTTCTGGTCTGTGCAGAGGACCAGAATGTGACAGAGGTCAAAGTGGAGCGGGGTCAGGACGTCATCCTGAACTGCTCTCAGGACATTTCGGACATCTACTGGTACCTGGAGGTCCACAGTCGGCTCAGAGGATGTATTGTTCGCAGTTTTTCTGCCACAGACTCCCGTCCCATGTACTGCTCTCCTGAGTTTAAAGCCAAATATTCGCTTGTGGCAAACAGACATGTGGTTAGAGACGTCACAGCAGAGGACTGCaggctgcacttctgtgccaaGAAGACACGTAACATCACTCACTTTGTGGACACTTTCCGCCTCGTCTCAg ATGTTCCCACTACTTCACCCACCAGCAGCTCTGAAACAAACAACGCTGACATGCAGCACAGCTGGAGCAATCTGATGGAGCTTGTGGTGTTCATCTCCTCCACCATCAACGCTGTCCTTAACCTCGTCCTCGCCATCTGTGAGTCAACCATAAGAGACGCTGTGGTGTCCTTAAGTTGTGTCAGTGTGGAGGTAAAGTGA